Proteins from one Vicinamibacterales bacterium genomic window:
- a CDS encoding amidohydrolase family protein produces the protein MPSRREFLETVTAAAVLPLLRRQGAPSSEWGSPVFDLHHHMRPAAAANLAHVDGAGITKANLLTRGAVRDQVQSVETLAPHRFTWFNAVDITKPEAEAQLTQAVKDGAQGFGELKFHVAADGPELRRMYALAAELKVPVLIHFQEVDHFEGEGTWSTGYAKTFEGILKAFPRTTFIGHADAFWANVSADYHNEAAYPSGPIARGGLTDRLLSDYANLYGDCSANSGNNALSRDPSFTPDFLKRHQDKLLFGSDCSCSDGHGAGVSQANNPAAARLAGRCVARETLAVLKAAAPPQIFSKIAWDNAHRLLRIPA, from the coding sequence ATGCCGAGCCGGCGAGAATTCCTTGAAACCGTCACCGCAGCCGCCGTCCTGCCGCTGCTGCGGCGCCAGGGCGCCCCGTCGAGCGAATGGGGTTCGCCGGTGTTCGATCTGCATCACCACATGCGTCCCGCCGCCGCCGCGAACCTCGCCCACGTCGACGGCGCCGGGATAACCAAGGCCAACCTGTTGACGCGTGGCGCGGTTCGCGATCAGGTCCAGAGTGTCGAGACGCTCGCGCCGCATCGGTTCACCTGGTTCAATGCGGTCGATATCACCAAGCCGGAGGCCGAAGCGCAGCTCACGCAGGCGGTCAAGGACGGTGCGCAGGGTTTCGGCGAGCTGAAGTTCCATGTCGCGGCGGATGGTCCCGAACTGCGCCGCATGTATGCGCTCGCGGCGGAGCTGAAAGTCCCGGTGCTCATCCACTTCCAGGAAGTCGATCACTTCGAAGGCGAAGGCACGTGGAGTACCGGCTACGCGAAGACCTTCGAAGGCATCCTCAAGGCCTTTCCCCGGACGACGTTCATCGGCCATGCCGACGCCTTCTGGGCGAACGTGAGCGCCGACTACCACAACGAAGCCGCGTATCCGTCGGGGCCGATCGCGAGGGGCGGCCTCACCGATCGCCTGCTCTCGGACTACGCAAACCTATATGGCGACTGCTCGGCGAACTCGGGCAACAACGCCCTGTCGCGTGATCCATCTTTTACCCCCGACTTCCTCAAGCGCCATCAGGACAAGCTGCTCTTCGGCAGCGACTGCAGCTGCAGCGACGGCCACGGCGCTGGCGTCAGCCAGGCCAACAACCCGGCGGCGGCGCGGCTTGCGGGCAGGTGCGTCGCGCGTGAAACACTCGCCGTGTTGAAGGCTGCGGCGCCCCCGCAGATCTTCAGCAAGATCGCCTGGGACAACGCGCACCGGCTGCTTCGCATCCCGGCGTAG
- a CDS encoding protein kinase, whose amino-acid sequence MQFATGATLGPYTIAGPLGAGGMGEVYRARDPRLDRDVAIKVLPASLAADPDSRARFEREARAVAALSHPNILAIHDVGADAGVTYVVMELLEGGTLRERLAGGALPIKKAVSIAGEVALGLAAAHDAGLVHRDIKPENLFVTSAGLVKILDFGLARPMHMPDAEDANSPTFFRKTDPGMVMGTVGYMSPEQVKGLPADHRSDIFSLGCVLFEMVSGRKPFERPTAAETMTAVLREDPVEIARPDAAIPASLDQLVRHCLEKEPGERFQSARDLAFALKAQAGVSTSSGPAAVLSVPSRRPAWRLGLTAALVGAGIAGGHYLWTNAAEAGPQPLTFQQISDVRGISTEPTLSPDGKTVVYTHVAMDDNNLYLLRVGSRTPVLLTPNAPAGNSTPVFSPDGEHIAFRSERDGGGIFIMAATGESVSRLTDVGYNPSWSPDGKEIVVSHGRFISPTDRGSMADGLTVLNVASGDRRQVLKDADGMQPAWSPHGQRIAYWGLRQGSGQRDLWTIAADGSELDTGPTEVTNDTAVDWSPAWSPDGRFLYFSSRRGGTMNLWRVAIDEATGRTRGQPEPITTPSAWSGFYSFSRDGSRLAFASVNWRSTLFKLPFDSVRETVTGSPVPMLKGSHAIRDHAISPDQQWVALMETGERESIIVARTDGSEYRRITDDDFRNRSPQWSPDGKRLLFYSDRSGSYEVWTVRPDGSGLERLTRSLLPLNFPTWAPDGRRIPASAVSKPWWQIIDVTQPPAQPPAESMPQIAADTAFWPASWSADGRRLAGLAMHSDSTTGGTAVYDIAARQFTVIPMPTFNWSTPVWLPDNDRLLVRNDAGILLADVRTRATKLLLPVGGYSIGPQRGADRRRALDHLHRDGDGGGNLAGDVQRKAMTRRSLVLAVALAMTLTVK is encoded by the coding sequence ATGCAATTTGCCACGGGCGCGACTCTCGGCCCCTACACCATCGCCGGTCCCCTCGGCGCAGGCGGGATGGGCGAAGTCTATCGCGCCCGCGATCCGCGCCTGGACCGCGACGTGGCCATCAAGGTGCTGCCCGCCAGCCTGGCTGCGGACCCCGACTCGCGGGCCCGCTTCGAGCGGGAGGCCAGAGCGGTCGCGGCCCTCTCGCACCCGAATATCCTCGCCATCCACGACGTCGGTGCCGATGCTGGAGTGACCTACGTCGTGATGGAGCTGCTCGAAGGCGGTACGCTGCGCGAACGCCTCGCCGGCGGGGCGCTGCCGATCAAGAAGGCCGTCTCGATCGCCGGTGAGGTCGCGCTCGGACTCGCCGCCGCACACGACGCCGGACTCGTGCACCGCGACATCAAGCCGGAAAACCTCTTCGTCACGTCGGCCGGGCTTGTGAAGATTCTCGATTTCGGTCTCGCGCGTCCGATGCACATGCCCGACGCTGAGGACGCGAATTCCCCGACGTTCTTTCGCAAGACGGATCCCGGCATGGTGATGGGGACGGTCGGCTACATGTCGCCCGAGCAGGTCAAAGGGTTGCCTGCGGACCATCGATCCGACATCTTTTCGCTCGGCTGCGTGCTGTTCGAGATGGTCAGCGGGCGCAAGCCCTTCGAGCGGCCGACCGCCGCCGAGACGATGACCGCCGTGCTCCGCGAAGATCCGGTCGAGATCGCTCGTCCTGACGCCGCGATTCCCGCGTCGCTGGATCAGCTGGTCCGCCATTGTCTCGAGAAGGAGCCGGGCGAGCGCTTTCAGTCGGCGCGCGACCTCGCGTTCGCGCTGAAGGCGCAGGCGGGCGTATCGACCTCGAGTGGACCGGCGGCAGTGTTGTCGGTGCCGAGCCGGAGACCGGCCTGGCGGCTGGGCCTCACCGCCGCGCTCGTCGGAGCGGGGATCGCCGGCGGCCATTACCTGTGGACGAACGCCGCCGAAGCGGGTCCGCAGCCCCTGACCTTCCAGCAGATCTCGGACGTCCGCGGCATCAGCACGGAGCCCACGCTCTCGCCCGACGGCAAGACCGTCGTCTACACGCACGTCGCGATGGACGACAACAACCTGTATCTGCTGCGGGTCGGATCGCGCACCCCGGTGCTGCTGACGCCGAACGCGCCCGCCGGCAACAGCACCCCGGTGTTCTCGCCCGACGGCGAGCACATCGCGTTCCGCTCCGAACGGGACGGCGGCGGCATTTTCATCATGGCGGCGACGGGCGAGTCGGTCAGCCGGCTGACCGACGTCGGCTACAACCCGAGCTGGTCGCCTGACGGCAAGGAGATCGTCGTCTCGCACGGCCGATTCATCTCCCCGACCGACCGCGGATCGATGGCCGATGGGCTGACCGTCCTGAACGTCGCCAGCGGCGACCGGCGGCAGGTGTTGAAGGACGCGGACGGGATGCAGCCGGCGTGGTCGCCGCACGGCCAGCGCATCGCCTACTGGGGTCTGCGCCAAGGGAGCGGGCAGCGCGATCTCTGGACCATCGCGGCCGACGGATCGGAGCTCGACACGGGCCCGACCGAAGTCACCAACGACACCGCGGTCGACTGGAGTCCGGCATGGTCGCCCGACGGCCGTTTCCTCTATTTCTCGAGCCGGCGCGGTGGCACGATGAACCTGTGGCGCGTCGCGATCGACGAGGCCACCGGCCGCACGCGCGGCCAGCCGGAACCGATCACGACGCCGTCGGCGTGGAGCGGCTTCTATTCGTTCTCGCGCGACGGCTCGCGCCTGGCCTTCGCGAGCGTGAACTGGCGATCGACGCTCTTCAAGTTGCCGTTCGATTCCGTACGCGAGACGGTCACCGGATCGCCGGTCCCCATGCTGAAGGGCTCCCACGCCATCCGCGACCACGCGATCTCACCCGATCAGCAGTGGGTGGCGCTGATGGAAACCGGCGAGCGCGAGTCGATCATCGTCGCGCGGACGGACGGCTCGGAGTACCGCCGCATCACCGACGACGACTTCCGGAACCGGAGCCCGCAGTGGTCGCCGGATGGAAAACGTCTCCTGTTCTATTCGGATCGCAGCGGCAGTTACGAGGTGTGGACGGTGCGTCCGGACGGCAGCGGCCTCGAGCGCCTGACGCGGAGCCTGCTGCCGCTGAACTTTCCGACGTGGGCGCCCGATGGCAGGCGCATCCCCGCCTCAGCGGTGTCCAAGCCCTGGTGGCAGATCATCGACGTGACGCAGCCGCCGGCGCAGCCGCCGGCAGAGTCGATGCCGCAGATTGCCGCCGACACCGCCTTCTGGCCGGCGTCATGGTCTGCAGACGGACGCCGTCTCGCCGGACTGGCGATGCACAGCGACTCCACGACGGGGGGGACCGCCGTCTACGACATCGCCGCCCGCCAGTTCACCGTCATCCCGATGCCGACGTTCAACTGGAGCACCCCGGTCTGGCTGCCCGACAACGACCGCCTGCTGGTTCGCAACGACGCCGGTATTCTGCTCGCGGACGTCCGGACTCGTGCGACGAAGCTGCTCCTGCCGGTCGGCGGCTACTCCATCGGGCCGCAGCGTGGGGCTGACCGCCGACGCGCGCTGGATCACCTACACCGAGACGGGGACGGAGGGGGAAATTTGGCTGGCGACGTTCAACGGAAAGCGATGACGCGCCGATCGCTCGTCCTCGCGGTGGCGCTCGCCATGACGCTGACCGTGAAGTAG